The Geothermobacter ehrlichii genome has a window encoding:
- a CDS encoding radical SAM protein codes for MASQKLIKKARRRLAEETGCRANPWGGRLSVALVFPNTYAQAMSNLGFLTVYQLLNNREDCLAERFFLPDPADLREHRRTDTPLFSLESGRSLTDFDLVAFSISFENDYLNLPTLFELGRLPLWRRERTRRHPLVVCGGVCAFLNPEPLADIMDLFVVGEGEVILPPMLEVLQTGSGRQELLEELSRIPGVYVPAAYGERLLADGGRMAGDPLGGAPARVRRQWLRDLDVHPTVAAVQTRQTEFGDMYLMEVSRGCGRGCRFCAAGYLYLPPRERSLDRLARQAEQGLCHRERIGLVGAAVSDYSRLEELSRLILERQGCISVASLRIDSLTADEVATLHASGHKTLALAPEAGSQRLRDAINKQLTEEQILRAVDLLGEAGIQNLKLYFLVGLPGESEADLDETEALIAAIHRRWQEHGRHRGQMGRLILSVNPFIPKPVTPLQWMPLARPETLKRARKRLRDLVGRLANTELNFESPRSALLQAFLSRADRRAAGLLPDLAAGRHLEDCCREAGIDLAAQLYRERAGDEPLPWDIVDIGVDRAVLLEEYRRYCAGRLTPPCRPDCRRCGVCG; via the coding sequence ATGGCATCGCAGAAACTGATCAAGAAGGCCCGGAGGCGGTTGGCGGAAGAGACCGGCTGTCGCGCCAACCCCTGGGGCGGCCGGCTGAGCGTCGCCCTGGTCTTTCCGAACACCTACGCCCAGGCGATGAGCAACCTCGGTTTTCTGACCGTCTACCAGCTGCTCAACAACCGCGAGGACTGCCTGGCCGAGCGCTTCTTTCTGCCCGATCCGGCCGATTTGCGCGAACATCGGCGCACCGACACGCCGCTCTTTTCGCTGGAAAGTGGCCGGTCGCTGACCGACTTCGATCTGGTCGCCTTTTCCATCTCCTTCGAGAACGACTACCTCAATCTGCCGACGCTGTTCGAGCTCGGCCGGCTGCCGCTGTGGCGCCGGGAACGGACGCGGCGCCATCCGCTGGTGGTTTGCGGTGGCGTCTGCGCTTTTCTCAATCCCGAGCCGCTGGCCGACATCATGGATCTCTTCGTCGTCGGGGAAGGGGAAGTAATCTTGCCACCGATGCTCGAGGTTCTACAGACGGGTAGCGGCCGGCAGGAACTGCTGGAGGAACTGTCCCGGATTCCCGGGGTCTATGTTCCCGCCGCCTATGGCGAGCGGCTGCTTGCCGACGGCGGCCGCATGGCCGGAGATCCCCTCGGCGGCGCGCCGGCCCGGGTTCGCCGGCAGTGGCTGCGCGATCTCGATGTTCATCCGACGGTCGCCGCGGTTCAGACCCGGCAGACCGAGTTCGGCGACATGTACCTGATGGAGGTCTCGCGGGGGTGCGGTCGCGGTTGCCGTTTCTGCGCCGCCGGCTATCTCTACCTGCCGCCGCGCGAGCGCAGCCTCGACCGGCTGGCGCGGCAGGCGGAACAGGGACTGTGCCACCGGGAGCGCATCGGCCTGGTCGGGGCTGCGGTGTCCGACTATTCACGGCTGGAGGAGCTGAGCCGCTTGATCCTCGAGCGCCAGGGATGCATTTCGGTAGCCAGCCTGCGCATCGACTCCCTCACCGCCGACGAGGTCGCCACCCTGCATGCCTCCGGCCACAAGACTCTGGCCCTGGCGCCGGAAGCAGGCAGCCAGCGGCTGCGCGACGCCATCAACAAGCAGTTGACCGAGGAGCAGATTCTGCGCGCGGTCGACCTGCTGGGTGAGGCGGGCATCCAGAACCTCAAACTCTATTTCCTGGTCGGACTGCCCGGCGAAAGCGAGGCCGATCTGGACGAAACCGAGGCGCTGATCGCTGCCATCCACCGCCGCTGGCAGGAGCATGGCCGGCATCGCGGGCAGATGGGACGGCTGATCCTGTCGGTCAATCCCTTCATCCCCAAGCCGGTGACGCCGCTGCAGTGGATGCCGCTGGCCCGGCCGGAGACGCTGAAGCGGGCGCGGAAACGGCTGCGCGACCTGGTCGGGCGGCTGGCCAACACCGAACTTAACTTCGAGTCGCCCCGTTCGGCTCTGCTGCAGGCCTTTCTTTCCCGCGCCGACCGCCGGGCCGCCGGCCTGCTGCCCGACCTGGCGGCAGGGCGGCATCTCGAAGACTGTTGCCGCGAGGCGGGGATCGATCTGGCGGCGCAGCTCTATCGGGAACGGGCCGGTGACGAGCCATTGCCCTGGGATATTGTCGATATCGGCGTCGACCGCGCGGTGCTGCTCGAGGAATATCGACGCTATTGCGCCGGGCGGCTGACGCCGCCCTGCCGTCCGGACTGTCGTCGCTGCGGGGTGTGTGGCTGA
- a CDS encoding cytochrome C has translation MLKRIPVSPVLVLVVLAGLLAACASLGGGLELPVSHPSAADLGEKPVSCTNCHDSADGPIRFERFVHGPYWGESHRQAAYQQDRVCAMCHQTSFCNDCHATRVELKPSLKDQTGTRRRMPHRGDYLSRHRIDGRVDPTSCFRCHGNPKAARTCAPCHG, from the coding sequence ATGCTGAAACGAATCCCTGTTTCTCCCGTTCTCGTTCTGGTTGTCCTGGCCGGTCTGCTGGCGGCCTGTGCCAGTCTTGGCGGCGGTCTGGAGCTTCCCGTCAGCCATCCTTCGGCGGCGGACCTCGGTGAGAAGCCCGTGTCCTGCACCAATTGCCACGATTCCGCCGACGGTCCCATCCGCTTCGAACGTTTCGTGCATGGTCCGTACTGGGGGGAGAGCCACAGGCAGGCGGCCTACCAGCAGGACAGGGTATGCGCCATGTGCCATCAGACCAGTTTCTGTAACGATTGCCATGCCACCCGGGTGGAGCTGAAGCCTTCGCTCAAGGACCAGACCGGCACCCGTCGGCGGATGCCGCACCGGGGCGACTATCTGAGTCGGCACCGGATCGACGGCAGGGTGGATCCGACCTCCTGTTTCCGCTGCCACGGCAATCCCAAGGCGGCTCGGACCTGCGCGCCCTGTCACGGATGA
- a CDS encoding vWA domain-containing protein yields MEILQNAIIRLLKRAPFYGHLLLGCDRRLVSGEALGITLRGGTPVLVCGEDSLPRFGLKQQEALLEHLVRHLLHLHPVRGRGCHPQVWDLACDLAINPDIDHLPDSVVLPRTWDLPDGLAAEEYALLLRRRFGLGSQRGEGAGDERRAARGRTDAGDGAASAELAQAADERARLDDHRIWSEADGTPRRLAEEVVRQLVRDAHRKSDGEVPDSLATLVEGFLAPPAIPWRDVLRQFVATAGRIGRKSTWKRENRRFAHVTPGQRKRRRLNLLIGVDVSDSTMKPELREAFARELLRIARASDSRLTVLYSGSRIQRIRSFNSSQAVLEVYHGGGFTDLRPVFEYGRTMQPPPAAVIYLTDGYGEAPESMDFPTLWVLTADGRRPADWGVELRLEP; encoded by the coding sequence ATGGAAATCCTCCAGAACGCCATCATTCGCCTGCTGAAGCGGGCTCCCTTTTACGGCCACCTGCTGCTGGGGTGCGACCGGCGGCTGGTTTCCGGCGAAGCCCTCGGCATCACCCTGCGCGGCGGCACGCCGGTGCTGGTCTGCGGCGAGGATTCCCTGCCCCGCTTCGGGCTCAAGCAGCAGGAGGCGTTGCTCGAACATCTGGTGCGCCACCTGCTGCACCTGCATCCCGTGCGTGGCCGGGGATGCCATCCCCAGGTCTGGGACCTGGCCTGCGATCTGGCCATCAACCCCGATATCGACCATCTGCCGGATAGCGTCGTCCTGCCGCGGACCTGGGATCTGCCCGATGGGCTGGCGGCCGAGGAATACGCGCTGCTGCTGCGGCGCCGGTTCGGCCTTGGCAGCCAGCGGGGGGAGGGCGCCGGCGACGAAAGACGGGCGGCCAGGGGGCGGACCGACGCCGGTGACGGCGCGGCATCGGCCGAGCTGGCGCAGGCCGCCGACGAGCGGGCCCGGCTCGACGATCACCGTATCTGGAGCGAGGCTGACGGTACGCCCCGGCGCCTGGCCGAAGAGGTGGTGCGGCAACTGGTGCGGGACGCGCATCGCAAGAGCGACGGCGAGGTTCCGGACAGTCTGGCGACGCTGGTCGAGGGGTTCCTGGCGCCGCCGGCCATCCCCTGGCGGGATGTGCTGCGCCAGTTCGTTGCCACGGCCGGCCGCATCGGCCGCAAGAGCACCTGGAAACGGGAGAACCGGCGCTTTGCCCACGTCACCCCGGGCCAGCGCAAGCGCCGCCGCCTCAATCTGCTGATCGGGGTCGACGTATCCGACTCGACCATGAAGCCGGAACTGCGCGAAGCCTTTGCCCGTGAACTGCTGCGCATCGCCCGTGCCTCCGACAGCCGGCTGACCGTCCTTTACAGCGGCAGCCGGATCCAGCGGATACGCAGCTTCAACAGCAGCCAGGCCGTGCTCGAAGTTTATCATGGCGGCGGCTTTACCGACCTGCGTCCGGTTTTCGAATACGGCCGGACGATGCAGCCGCCGCCGGCGGCCGTCATCTACCTGACCGACGGCTACGGTGAGGCACCGGAGAGCATGGATTTTCCCACTCTCTGGGTGCTGACGGCCGACGGCCGGCGGCCGGCGGACTGGGGGGTGGAGCTGCGGCTCGAACCCTGA
- a CDS encoding RND transporter, with protein sequence MGRFLDQIPWLPLVIAALLLGLAPFSPEPHLLEKLRMLAAGRLRHGIDIFDLAFHAAPVVLLALKLARLRA encoded by the coding sequence ATGGGCCGGTTTCTCGACCAGATCCCCTGGCTTCCCCTCGTCATCGCCGCCCTGCTGCTCGGGCTGGCGCCCTTCTCACCCGAACCGCACCTGCTGGAAAAGCTGCGGATGCTGGCAGCCGGCCGGCTGCGTCACGGCATCGACATCTTCGACCTGGCGTTTCACGCCGCCCCGGTCGTCCTGCTGGCCTTGAAACTGGCCCGGCTCAGGGCATAG
- the selB gene encoding selenocysteine-specific translation elongation factor, whose translation MSRPQQHVIIGTAGHVDHGKTVLIRALTGVETDRLKEEKKRGISIELGFAPFRLPDGTLAGVVDVPGHERFINNMLAGIGGIDLVLLVVDVNEGVMPQTREHLQILKLLRIPRGIIVLTKCDQAEDDLIELVEEEIREEVAGSFLDGAPCCRVAALHGEGIPELVRTIAEEVRKIEPKPADGPLRLPVDRHFSVAGFGTVITGTLLSGRVRPDDQVDVLPADVRVRVREVQVHGRKVAEAVAGQRVALNLAGLDRNQVPRGSVVATPGIFAPTRRLDARLDLLPEALRPLRFRDPVHLMLGTARAVGIVALLDRDVLRPGESAIVQIHLDRPLVAHRLDRFIIRSYSPVTTIGGGLVVDPAPNRHKRFRREVLAALEELESGEKSFLLQKVQELACATLRELEQASGLGRERIEDHLRALEEAGRVRRLADQWATEETVRLWQRSLLETVDRWHRDNPLQSGMPRAALKGVLPARLRQKAFDAVLAALLDAGELVAKEELVARADFSIEIAPELQRQLDRLERFYRQAGPQAKNHREMAAQLGLELEQAEPLLQLLFDQGKLVRLNAENSLHRETYNQALSLLRQHFADHETLTLAEFRDIFGSARKLVQALLEYWDLRKYTLRRGDVRVAWKLPKDEQEK comes from the coding sequence ATGAGCCGTCCCCAGCAGCATGTCATCATCGGAACCGCCGGCCATGTCGATCACGGCAAGACCGTCCTGATCCGCGCCCTGACCGGCGTCGAAACCGACCGGCTGAAAGAGGAAAAAAAGCGCGGCATCTCCATCGAACTCGGCTTCGCCCCCTTTCGGCTGCCCGACGGCACCCTGGCCGGCGTGGTGGACGTCCCCGGTCACGAACGTTTCATCAACAACATGCTGGCCGGCATCGGCGGCATCGACCTGGTCCTGCTGGTGGTCGACGTCAACGAAGGGGTCATGCCGCAGACGCGGGAACACCTGCAGATTCTCAAGCTGCTGCGGATTCCACGTGGCATTATCGTCCTGACCAAGTGCGACCAGGCCGAGGACGACCTGATCGAGCTGGTCGAGGAAGAGATCCGGGAGGAAGTGGCAGGCAGCTTTCTCGACGGCGCCCCCTGCTGCCGGGTGGCCGCCCTGCACGGCGAAGGCATTCCCGAGCTGGTCCGCACCATCGCCGAGGAAGTCCGCAAAATCGAACCCAAGCCGGCGGACGGCCCCCTGCGCCTGCCGGTCGACCGGCACTTCAGCGTCGCCGGCTTCGGCACGGTGATCACCGGCACCCTCCTTTCAGGGCGGGTGCGGCCCGACGACCAGGTGGACGTGCTGCCGGCGGATGTCAGGGTGCGGGTGCGCGAGGTGCAGGTGCATGGCCGCAAGGTGGCGGAGGCCGTCGCCGGACAGCGCGTCGCCCTGAACCTGGCCGGCCTCGACCGGAACCAGGTCCCCCGCGGCTCGGTGGTCGCCACTCCCGGCATCTTCGCCCCGACCCGCCGCCTCGACGCCCGCCTCGACCTGCTGCCGGAGGCGCTCCGGCCGCTGCGCTTTCGCGATCCGGTGCACCTGATGCTGGGAACGGCCCGGGCGGTCGGCATCGTCGCCCTGCTCGACCGCGACGTGCTGCGCCCCGGAGAGAGCGCCATCGTGCAGATCCACCTCGACCGGCCGCTGGTGGCCCACCGCCTGGACCGGTTCATCATCCGCTCCTATTCGCCGGTCACCACCATCGGCGGCGGCCTGGTGGTCGACCCCGCCCCGAACCGTCACAAGCGCTTCCGCCGGGAGGTGCTGGCGGCGCTGGAGGAACTCGAGTCGGGGGAAAAATCGTTCCTGCTGCAGAAGGTCCAGGAACTGGCCTGCGCCACGCTCAGGGAGCTGGAGCAGGCCTCCGGACTCGGCCGCGAACGGATCGAGGACCACCTGCGCGCCCTGGAGGAAGCCGGCCGGGTGCGCCGGCTTGCGGACCAGTGGGCCACGGAAGAGACTGTGCGCCTGTGGCAACGGTCCCTGCTCGAAACGGTCGACCGATGGCACCGGGACAACCCGCTGCAGTCAGGGATGCCCCGCGCCGCCCTGAAGGGAGTCCTTCCTGCACGACTGCGGCAGAAGGCCTTCGACGCGGTGCTGGCGGCGCTGCTGGACGCCGGCGAACTGGTGGCCAAAGAAGAGCTGGTCGCCAGGGCGGACTTCAGCATCGAGATCGCACCCGAGCTTCAGCGACAGCTCGACCGTCTCGAACGGTTCTACCGCCAGGCCGGCCCGCAGGCGAAAAACCACCGCGAGATGGCCGCCCAGCTCGGGCTCGAGCTGGAACAGGCCGAACCGCTGCTGCAGCTGCTGTTCGACCAGGGCAAGCTGGTGCGCCTGAACGCGGAAAATTCCCTGCACCGCGAAACCTACAACCAGGCCCTCAGCCTGTTGCGGCAACATTTCGCCGACCACGAAACCCTGACCCTGGCCGAGTTCCGCGACATCTTCGGCTCGGCCCGCAAACTGGTGCAGGCCCTGCTCGAATACTGGGATCTCCGCAAGTACACCCTGCGCCGGGGCGACGTTCGGGTCGCCTGGAAACTGCCCAAGGATGAACAGGAAAAATGA
- the selA gene encoding L-seryl-tRNA(Sec) selenium transferase encodes MPQTTDKQALLRKLPAVDRLLKAPAVRRLETEIPHPLLLEACQRVVDRLRQEILRDQALPADLAAGPDAVAERAAILARQLHQPSLRPVINATGTLLHTNLGRSPLCRAALEAVTAVSRGYSNLEFDLASGERGHRYSHVEDLLCRLTGAEAATVVNNNAGAVLLALTTLARGKEAIVSRGEMVEIGGAFRIPDVMAAGGVILREVGTTNKTHLRDYRQAIGERTGLLLKVHTSNYRIVGFHAEVAAAELVELGREHGLPVIEDLGSGMLIDLSNFGLPREPTVRESVAAGLDLVTFSGDKLLGGPQAGLIVGRREAVEKVRRHPMARALRIDKMTLAALEATLRLYLDRERLLRENPVLRLLQMTPRTLADRCRRLAKRMQALGERAEISVVRTTARVGGGALPLTELPGYALAVRPRSASVTALNRRLRQGRPPVVGRVQEDRLLFDLRTVLPGEDRRLLQALTDAFDNL; translated from the coding sequence ATGCCACAGACAACCGACAAACAGGCGCTGTTACGCAAACTGCCGGCCGTCGACCGGCTGCTCAAGGCTCCTGCGGTTCGCCGGCTCGAAACGGAGATTCCGCACCCGCTGCTGCTCGAGGCCTGCCAGCGCGTCGTCGACAGGCTGCGGCAGGAGATTCTGCGCGACCAGGCGCTTCCGGCCGACCTGGCAGCCGGCCCCGACGCCGTGGCCGAACGGGCCGCCATTCTTGCGCGGCAGCTCCACCAGCCCAGCCTGCGGCCGGTCATCAACGCCACCGGCACCCTGCTGCACACCAACCTGGGCCGCTCGCCCCTGTGCCGGGCGGCACTCGAGGCCGTCACGGCCGTTTCCCGCGGCTACAGCAATCTCGAATTCGACCTCGCCAGCGGCGAACGCGGCCACCGCTACAGCCACGTCGAGGATCTGCTCTGTCGCCTGACCGGCGCCGAGGCGGCCACGGTGGTGAACAACAACGCCGGCGCCGTGCTGCTGGCCCTGACCACCCTGGCCAGGGGAAAGGAAGCGATCGTTTCCCGCGGCGAGATGGTGGAGATCGGCGGCGCCTTCCGCATTCCGGACGTGATGGCTGCCGGCGGCGTCATCCTGCGCGAGGTCGGCACCACCAACAAGACCCACCTGCGCGACTACCGGCAGGCGATAGGCGAGCGCACCGGCCTGCTGCTCAAGGTCCACACCAGCAACTACCGCATCGTCGGTTTTCACGCCGAGGTTGCAGCCGCCGAACTGGTCGAACTCGGCCGCGAGCACGGCCTGCCGGTCATCGAGGACCTCGGCAGCGGCATGCTCATCGACCTGAGCAACTTCGGCCTGCCGCGCGAACCGACCGTCAGGGAATCGGTGGCGGCGGGCCTCGACCTGGTCACCTTCAGCGGCGACAAGCTGCTTGGCGGTCCCCAGGCCGGACTGATCGTCGGCCGGCGGGAGGCGGTGGAGAAGGTCCGGCGCCATCCGATGGCCCGGGCCCTGCGGATCGACAAGATGACCCTGGCCGCGCTGGAGGCCACCCTGAGGCTCTATCTCGACCGCGAGCGGCTGCTGCGGGAAAACCCGGTGCTGAGACTGCTGCAGATGACACCCCGCACCCTGGCCGACCGCTGCCGGCGGCTGGCGAAACGGATGCAGGCGCTCGGCGAACGGGCCGAAATATCCGTCGTCCGTACGACCGCCCGCGTCGGCGGTGGCGCCCTGCCGCTGACCGAGCTGCCCGGATACGCCCTCGCCGTCCGGCCGCGCTCGGCAAGCGTGACGGCACTGAACCGCCGTCTGCGGCAAGGCCGGCCGCCGGTCGTCGGCCGGGTGCAGGAGGATCGTCTCCTGTTCGACCTGCGCACCGTGCTGCCCGGCGAGGACCGGCGGCTGCTTCAGGCCCTGACCGACGCCTTCGACAACCTCTGA
- the rlmD gene encoding 23S rRNA (uracil(1939)-C(5))-methyltransferase RlmD yields MKPDRRTAAGGDIHKIRIDGLTAEGLGRTERDGRELLVYGAYPGEQVEVEIVHRGPRRLVGKLRRILEPVAGRRPSPCRKAAVCQGCPLIELHPESQLAAKKDLVLSALAEHGLHDLHLPDIVPAPRDFGYRTTAKLVIGRNRRGIVIGLYRRGSHDIVDISDCPLHHPLINRIARTVKDEIGRQKLPVWNPKQQRGLMRYLLVRVSPANRKALVTLVTDRRDFKRINPLVSWLRRRVPEVVAVHQNVNAGTGNVILGRETLRMAGARDLLDRLGDFSVHIGPTSFLQVNHDQAVRMYRQIADWLTPRPGEQALDLYCGIGGIAMHLAARGFSVTGVEVVPEAVGYAGRNAERNRLTHCRFLAGAAEKLLPHLLAQLPAGSPVTVNPPRSGCDPEVLDMLAGFRPRALVYMSCNPRTLARDLALLRQKGFRIDHLLAYDMFPQTAHVESLALLMPEPGGRRK; encoded by the coding sequence ATGAAACCCGATCGCCGTACCGCCGCAGGCGGCGACATCCACAAGATCCGGATCGACGGCCTTACCGCCGAGGGGCTCGGCCGCACCGAACGTGACGGCAGGGAACTGCTGGTCTACGGTGCCTATCCGGGCGAACAGGTCGAAGTGGAGATCGTCCATCGCGGCCCGCGGCGGCTGGTGGGCAAACTGCGGCGGATTCTCGAACCCGTCGCCGGTCGCCGGCCGTCCCCCTGCCGCAAGGCGGCGGTCTGCCAGGGCTGTCCCCTCATCGAACTGCACCCGGAAAGCCAGCTGGCCGCCAAGAAAGACCTGGTCCTGTCGGCACTGGCCGAACACGGCCTGCACGACCTGCATCTGCCCGACATCGTCCCGGCGCCCCGGGATTTCGGCTACCGCACCACCGCCAAACTGGTCATCGGCCGCAACCGCCGCGGAATTGTCATCGGCCTCTACCGGCGCGGCAGCCACGACATCGTCGACATCAGCGATTGTCCCCTGCACCACCCCCTGATCAACCGCATCGCCCGGACCGTGAAGGACGAAATCGGCCGCCAGAAACTGCCGGTCTGGAACCCGAAACAGCAGCGGGGCCTGATGCGCTACCTGCTGGTCAGGGTCAGCCCGGCCAACCGGAAGGCCCTGGTCACCCTGGTGACTGACCGCCGCGACTTCAAACGTATCAATCCCCTCGTCTCCTGGCTGCGGCGCCGGGTACCGGAGGTCGTGGCGGTACACCAGAACGTCAACGCCGGCACCGGCAACGTCATCCTCGGCCGGGAAACCCTGAGAATGGCCGGAGCCAGAGACCTGCTCGACCGGCTGGGAGACTTCAGCGTCCATATCGGCCCGACCTCGTTTCTGCAGGTCAACCACGACCAGGCGGTACGCATGTACCGGCAGATCGCCGACTGGCTGACGCCGCGTCCCGGCGAGCAGGCCCTCGACCTCTACTGCGGCATCGGCGGCATCGCCATGCATCTGGCCGCCCGCGGCTTCTCGGTGACCGGCGTCGAGGTGGTGCCGGAAGCGGTCGGCTACGCCGGCCGCAACGCCGAGCGCAACCGATTAACCCACTGCCGGTTTCTCGCCGGCGCGGCGGAAAAGCTGCTGCCGCACCTTCTGGCGCAACTGCCCGCCGGCAGCCCGGTGACCGTCAACCCGCCCCGATCCGGATGCGATCCCGAGGTGCTCGACATGCTGGCCGGCTTCCGGCCACGGGCGCTGGTCTACATGTCGTGCAACCCCCGGACCCTGGCGCGCGACCTGGCCCTGCTGCGGCAAAAAGGCTTCCGCATCGACCACCTGCTCGCCTACGACATGTTTCCGCAGACGGCGCATGTCGAAAGTCTGGCGCTGCTGATGCCGGAGCCTGGCGGAAGGCGTAAATAG
- the ispG gene encoding flavodoxin-dependent (E)-4-hydroxy-3-methylbut-2-enyl-diphosphate synthase: MTRKTRQIMLGDLAVGGGAPVSVQSMTNTDTRDAAATLEQIRRLAAAGCEIVRCAVPDMEAARTLGAIVADSPMPLVADIHFDYRLALQALEQGVAGLRINPGNIGERWKVEEVVRACAERRVPIRIGVNAGSLEKELLDRYGHPTAEAMVESAQGHVRILEDLGFDLIKISLKASDIDRTVRAYRLLAEKVDYPLHIGITEAGTTFSGTVKSAVGLGILLYEGIGDTLRVSLTGDPVEEVRVGFEILKSLGLRQRGPIFISCPTCGRCQIDLIETAEEVERRLHDLPVSLTIAVMGCVVNGPGEAREADLGIAGGRGQGLLFRRGEILRKVPQAELADALVEEARRLAAERD, from the coding sequence ATGACAAGAAAAACCCGTCAGATCATGCTTGGCGACCTCGCCGTCGGCGGTGGTGCGCCGGTTTCGGTGCAGTCGATGACCAACACCGATACCCGCGACGCGGCCGCCACCCTGGAACAGATCCGGCGGCTGGCCGCGGCCGGCTGCGAAATCGTACGCTGTGCCGTTCCCGACATGGAGGCGGCACGGACTTTGGGGGCGATCGTCGCCGACAGTCCGATGCCGCTGGTGGCCGACATCCATTTCGACTACCGGCTGGCGTTGCAGGCGCTGGAGCAGGGGGTAGCCGGGCTGCGCATCAATCCGGGCAACATCGGCGAGCGCTGGAAGGTCGAAGAGGTGGTCAGGGCCTGCGCCGAAAGGCGGGTGCCGATCCGTATCGGCGTCAATGCCGGTTCCCTCGAAAAGGAGCTGCTCGACAGGTACGGGCATCCCACCGCCGAGGCGATGGTCGAAAGCGCCCAGGGACATGTCCGTATTCTCGAGGATCTGGGTTTCGACCTGATCAAGATCAGCCTCAAGGCCTCCGACATCGACCGGACGGTGCGGGCCTACCGCCTGCTGGCGGAAAAGGTCGACTATCCGCTGCACATCGGCATCACCGAGGCCGGCACCACCTTCAGCGGCACCGTCAAGAGCGCCGTCGGGCTTGGCATCCTGCTTTACGAGGGGATAGGCGACACCCTGCGCGTCTCCCTGACCGGCGATCCGGTGGAGGAGGTGAGGGTCGGTTTCGAGATCCTCAAGAGTCTCGGCCTGCGCCAGCGGGGCCCGATCTTCATCAGTTGCCCGACCTGCGGCCGCTGCCAGATCGATCTGATCGAAACCGCCGAAGAGGTCGAACGGCGGCTGCACGACCTGCCGGTGTCCCTGACCATCGCCGTCATGGGCTGCGTGGTCAACGGGCCGGGCGAGGCGCGCGAGGCCGATCTCGGCATCGCCGGCGGCCGGGGGCAGGGGCTGCTCTTTCGCAGGGGAGAGATTCTGCGCAAGGTGCCCCAGGCCGAGCTGGCTGACGCCCTGGTCGAGGAGGCCCGCCGTCTGGCCGCCGAAAGGGACTGA
- the ppgK gene encoding polyphosphate--glucose phosphotransferase, which translates to MDILGIDVGGSNIKAAVVDTALGRPLQAPVRVPTERPATPASIARQIAGIARDFDWKGPVGCGLPAVVRGGTVLTAANIDSSWIGTAADRLFAECLGLPVTVVNDADAAGLAEMRFGAGRDQAGTVILVTIGTGLGSAVFHDGVLLPNTELGHLPLDGRDAEELASDRARKRDDLSWEDWAGRFNRYLALLEGLFFPDLFLLGGGLSHHHRHFFHLLRARAPIRRARLLNDAGVVGAALAARAALDGEELP; encoded by the coding sequence ATGGACATTCTCGGCATTGACGTAGGAGGCAGCAACATCAAGGCGGCCGTGGTCGACACCGCCCTCGGTCGTCCCCTGCAGGCGCCGGTGCGGGTGCCGACCGAACGGCCGGCCACGCCGGCATCCATCGCCCGCCAGATCGCCGGCATCGCCCGTGATTTCGACTGGAAAGGGCCGGTCGGCTGCGGCCTGCCCGCCGTCGTTCGCGGTGGTACCGTTCTGACCGCGGCCAATATCGATTCCTCCTGGATCGGTACGGCGGCCGACAGGCTGTTTGCCGAATGCCTCGGCCTGCCGGTGACGGTTGTCAACGACGCCGATGCCGCCGGCCTGGCGGAGATGCGTTTCGGCGCCGGCCGCGACCAGGCCGGAACGGTGATCCTGGTGACCATCGGCACCGGGCTCGGTTCGGCCGTCTTTCATGACGGCGTGCTGCTGCCCAACACCGAACTGGGACACCTTCCCCTCGACGGCCGTGACGCCGAAGAGCTGGCTTCGGACCGGGCACGCAAGCGGGACGACCTGAGCTGGGAAGACTGGGCCGGGCGGTTCAACCGTTACCTGGCCCTGCTCGAAGGGCTCTTCTTTCCCGATCTGTTTCTGCTTGGCGGCGGTCTCAGTCACCACCACCGGCATTTCTTTCACCTGTTGCGGGCCAGGGCGCCGATCCGCCGGGCCCGCCTGCTCAACGATGCCGGCGTGGTCGGAGCCGCCCTGGCGGCGCGGGCGGCCCTGGACGGGGAGGAACTGCCGTGA
- a CDS encoding cupin domain-containing protein yields the protein MKKQETMRVTRLYTGDDGESRFEDIEVELADAGPIGFLSPAVPVGRLIFRLTDGDYDYDWHNAPERQYVIMLEGEVDIEAGSGEVRRFGPGDILLVEDVDGRGHRSRAVDGRPRRSLFITLPPKDDAGSPGD from the coding sequence GTGAAGAAACAGGAAACCATGCGGGTCACCCGCCTCTACACCGGAGATGACGGGGAATCCCGCTTCGAGGATATCGAGGTCGAACTGGCCGATGCCGGTCCCATCGGCTTTCTTTCGCCGGCCGTGCCGGTCGGGCGGCTCATTTTCCGCCTGACCGACGGCGACTACGACTACGACTGGCACAATGCCCCGGAGCGACAGTACGTGATCATGCTCGAGGGCGAAGTCGATATCGAGGCCGGCAGCGGCGAGGTGCGACGGTTTGGACCGGGCGACATCCTGCTGGTCGAAGATGTCGACGGCCGCGGACACCGCAGCCGGGCAGTCGATGGCCGGCCGCGCCGTTCGCTCTTCATCACCCTGCCGCCGAAAGACGATGCCGGGTCGCCCGGTGATTGA